Part of the Defluviitalea raffinosedens genome, GATGATTTCATTATTCTCATCTTCAAGCACATCAACCAGATGACAGCCATAAGCTATCGCCGTTCGATATGATGGAACATTCGTATACTTCATATAGGAATAAACGATATTAAAAGGCGTATTCATAAACGTCCAGTCTCTTACTGCTCTTGCAGCCTCACTGGCATATCCTCGCCTCTGACAATCTTTTCGAATATGATATCCTATTTCTGGCTTTATCTGCCCATTAATGATTTGCATTGTAAGACCACAATCCCCAATCACTTCACCAGTCTCTTTCAAAATCACAGCCCACAAGCCAAAGCCAAAAATATTGTATCTTTCTATATTTTTTCTTATCCATTCTCTGACTCTATCCTCGTCAAAGGTATATGGATAGTGCGTCATAATATCCGAATCTGCAAAAACAACATATAAAGCATCAAAATCATCTTCAGTCATTTCCCGTAAAATTAATCTGTCTGTTTCTATAACCATGCACTAAACTCCTTTTCACCGTCCAAAATTCCTTCCAACTTCAATACAGTCTTTTTTCACTTTTTTATTAACAAATTCAAATAGAAGATATAAGATTCTATCATATTATTTATTTACAATTTGCTGATTATTTCACTGTAGAATCTTACTGCTCCCTGAATCTCATCTTCAGTAGGATTCTCCTTATTAATTCCTCCAATAAGCTTA contains:
- a CDS encoding GNAT family N-acetyltransferase encodes the protein MVIETDRLILREMTEDDFDALYVVFADSDIMTHYPYTFDEDRVREWIRKNIERYNIFGFGLWAVILKETGEVIGDCGLTMQIINGQIKPEIGYHIRKDCQRRGYASEAARAVRDWTFMNTPFNIVYSYMKYTNVPSYRTAIAYGCHLVDVLEDENNEII